From one Streptomyces sp. NBC_01478 genomic stretch:
- a CDS encoding HAMP domain-containing protein encodes MSENSATRVLEDGHKEDWIRPSDLRPLLAVMTAARDGDFTKAPETGHGMVAELTAAFNQIVDRSAHFNSETQRVKRELIRHGRLDERLSASPGQGGWTSRVNDVNQLLDALVAPAANATRVLDAVAGGDLTQRVDLHDGSRQLRGDLRHLGRAVNKMVDQLSLFTGEVTRVAREVGTEGRLGGRAKVTRLSGSWRDVTEAVNTMASRLTAQVRDIALVTTAVARGDLTRTVTVEATGELLELKLTVNTMVDQLSAFADEVTRVAREVGTEGQLGGRAQVRGVSGVWKDLTDNVNFMASNLTSQVRNIAQVTTAVANGDLSQKITVDAQGEILELKSTINTMVDQLSAFADEVTRVAREVGTEGNLGGRAQVRGVSGVWKDLTDNVNFMADNLTSQVRNIALVSTAVAQGDLGKKITVEAKGEILELKSTINTMVDQLSAFADEVTRVAREVGTEGNLGGQAQVRGVSGVWKDLTDNVNFMALNLTSQVRNIAQVTTAVANGDLSKKITVDARGEILELKDTVNTMVEQLRAFADEVTRVAREVGTDGRLGGRAQVLGVSGVWADLTDNVNYMADNLTSQVRNIAQVATAVAQGDLSKKIDVDARGEILELKTTINTMVDTLSSFSSEVTRVAREVGSEGQLGGQARVEGVYGTWKRLTTNVNELALNLTTQVRAIAEVASAVAQGDMSRSITVETQGEVTELKDNINLMVANLRETTRAKDWLESNLARLAALMQGHRDLMEVADLILRELTPLVNAQYGAFFLADPDEDSLRTAIPAKGLAFIAGYGSAQGATVDTGGMPVHGLVRQAAREKKRILVEEAPPDYIKINSGLGEAAPASVVIIPIIFEDKLLGVIELASFSRFSDVHLAFFDQFVNTIGVAINTIIANSRTESLLGESQRLAMQLQERSDELQKQQAELQRSNAELEEKAALLATSSQYKSEFLANMSHELRTPLNSLLILARLLSDNPDGHLTDQEVQFATTIHRSGSDLLQLINDILDLSKIEAGRMDVRPKRLPLIKLLDYVHATFRPLTLDRGLSFEVSVGEDVPREMWSDEQRLQQILRNLLSNAIKFTAKGRVELRVNRVQDPEHRYSDSDAVIVFAVSDTGIGIAAEKLPVIFEAFQQADGTTNRKYGGTGLGLSISREIAGLLGGRIVAESEPGSGSTFTLYVPVASPGHAATGQTSQAGQTSQAAQSSQTLEAGQAGQTSQVSQLSRTSELSQASEGRELPSFSEELSSEPFTGHEVDDSWPTPTKLEAWKVGRAGHVLPGRRVLIVDDDIRNVFALTHVLGRVGMPVLYAENGREGIETLERNPDVELVLMDIMMPEMDGYETIAAIRRAPRWTGLPIVALTAKAMPGDREKSIARGANDYVPKPVDVDQLLTVVCGLLDPEGEDIAGADGKDIAGPDAGTPGETAAPPTTE; translated from the coding sequence ATGAGTGAGAACAGTGCTACGCGTGTGCTCGAAGACGGACACAAAGAGGACTGGATTCGACCATCGGATCTCCGTCCGCTGCTCGCCGTGATGACGGCCGCCCGGGACGGCGACTTCACGAAGGCTCCGGAGACGGGCCACGGAATGGTGGCCGAACTGACCGCCGCCTTCAACCAGATCGTAGACCGCAGCGCCCACTTCAACTCCGAGACACAGCGCGTCAAACGGGAACTGATCCGCCACGGCCGCCTCGACGAACGCCTCTCGGCCAGCCCCGGCCAGGGCGGCTGGACCTCCCGCGTCAACGATGTCAACCAGCTCCTCGACGCCCTGGTGGCCCCGGCCGCCAACGCGACCCGGGTCCTGGACGCGGTCGCGGGCGGCGATCTGACCCAGCGGGTCGATCTGCACGACGGCAGCCGCCAGTTGAGGGGCGATCTACGGCACCTGGGCCGGGCCGTGAACAAGATGGTGGACCAGCTCTCCCTGTTCACCGGCGAGGTGACCCGGGTGGCCCGCGAGGTCGGCACCGAGGGCAGGCTCGGCGGCCGGGCCAAGGTGACGCGGCTGTCGGGCAGTTGGCGGGACGTGACCGAGGCGGTCAACACGATGGCGTCCCGGCTGACCGCGCAGGTCCGGGACATCGCGCTCGTCACGACGGCGGTGGCGCGGGGCGACCTGACGCGCACGGTCACCGTCGAGGCGACCGGTGAGCTGCTCGAACTGAAGCTCACCGTGAACACGATGGTCGACCAGCTCTCCGCGTTCGCCGACGAGGTGACGCGCGTCGCCCGTGAGGTGGGCACCGAGGGCCAGTTGGGCGGGCGGGCGCAGGTGCGGGGCGTGTCCGGGGTCTGGAAGGACCTCACCGACAACGTCAACTTCATGGCGTCGAACCTGACGTCGCAGGTGCGGAACATCGCCCAGGTGACGACGGCCGTCGCGAACGGCGACCTGTCGCAGAAGATCACGGTCGACGCCCAGGGCGAGATCCTCGAACTGAAGTCGACCATCAACACGATGGTGGACCAGCTCTCCGCCTTCGCCGACGAGGTCACGCGCGTCGCCCGCGAGGTCGGCACCGAGGGCAACCTCGGCGGCCGCGCCCAGGTGCGAGGCGTCTCCGGGGTCTGGAAGGACCTCACCGACAACGTCAACTTCATGGCCGACAACCTGACTTCACAGGTCAGGAACATCGCGCTGGTGTCGACGGCCGTGGCCCAGGGCGACCTCGGCAAGAAGATCACGGTGGAGGCGAAGGGCGAGATCCTGGAGCTGAAGTCCACGATCAACACGATGGTCGACCAGCTCTCCGCCTTCGCGGACGAGGTGACGCGCGTGGCGCGCGAGGTCGGCACGGAGGGCAACCTCGGCGGGCAGGCGCAGGTGCGGGGCGTCAGCGGAGTCTGGAAGGACCTGACGGACAACGTCAACTTCATGGCCCTGAACCTGACTTCGCAGGTGCGGAACATCGCCCAGGTGACGACGGCCGTCGCGAACGGCGACCTGTCGAAGAAGATCACCGTCGACGCGCGCGGCGAGATCCTCGAACTGAAGGACACCGTCAACACGATGGTGGAACAACTGCGCGCCTTCGCCGACGAGGTGACCCGGGTGGCCCGCGAGGTCGGCACCGACGGCCGACTGGGCGGCCGGGCCCAGGTGTTGGGCGTCTCCGGTGTCTGGGCCGACCTGACCGACAACGTCAACTACATGGCCGACAACCTGACTTCACAGGTGCGGAACATCGCGCAGGTCGCCACGGCCGTGGCGCAGGGCGACCTGTCGAAGAAGATCGACGTGGACGCGCGCGGCGAGATCCTGGAGCTGAAGACCACCATCAACACCATGGTCGACACCCTCTCCTCCTTCTCCTCCGAGGTCACGCGTGTCGCCCGCGAGGTCGGCTCCGAGGGCCAACTCGGCGGCCAGGCACGGGTGGAGGGCGTCTACGGCACCTGGAAGCGCCTGACGACCAACGTGAACGAACTCGCGCTGAACCTCACCACGCAGGTCCGCGCGATCGCCGAGGTGGCCTCGGCGGTGGCGCAGGGCGACATGTCCCGCTCGATCACGGTGGAGACCCAGGGCGAGGTCACCGAGCTGAAGGACAACATCAACCTGATGGTGGCCAACCTCCGCGAGACGACCCGCGCGAAGGACTGGCTGGAGTCCAACCTGGCCCGCCTCGCGGCCCTGATGCAGGGGCACCGGGACCTGATGGAGGTCGCCGACCTGATCCTGCGCGAGCTGACCCCGCTGGTGAACGCGCAGTACGGGGCGTTCTTCCTGGCCGATCCGGACGAGGACAGCCTGCGAACGGCCATCCCGGCCAAGGGACTTGCCTTCATCGCCGGGTACGGGTCGGCGCAGGGGGCGACCGTGGACACGGGCGGGATGCCGGTGCACGGTCTTGTGCGACAGGCGGCGCGGGAGAAGAAGCGGATCCTGGTGGAGGAGGCCCCGCCGGACTACATCAAGATCAACAGCGGCCTGGGGGAAGCGGCCCCGGCGAGCGTGGTCATCATCCCGATCATCTTCGAGGACAAGCTCCTCGGCGTGATCGAACTGGCCTCGTTCTCCCGCTTCTCCGACGTCCACCTCGCGTTCTTCGACCAGTTCGTGAACACCATCGGCGTCGCGATCAACACCATCATCGCCAACTCCCGCACCGAGTCCCTGCTCGGCGAGTCCCAGCGGCTGGCCATGCAGTTGCAGGAACGCTCGGACGAACTCCAGAAGCAGCAGGCCGAGTTGCAGCGCTCGAACGCCGAACTGGAGGAGAAGGCGGCCCTGTTGGCGACCAGCTCCCAGTACAAGTCGGAGTTCCTGGCGAACATGAGCCACGAGCTGCGCACCCCGCTGAACTCGCTGCTGATCCTGGCCCGCCTGCTCTCCGACAACCCTGACGGTCATCTCACCGACCAGGAAGTGCAGTTCGCGACCACGATCCACCGCTCCGGCTCGGACCTGCTCCAGCTCATCAACGACATCCTCGACCTCTCGAAGATCGAGGCCGGCCGGATGGACGTACGCCCGAAGCGGCTCCCGCTCATCAAGCTCCTCGACTACGTCCACGCCACGTTCCGCCCGCTCACCCTGGACCGGGGGCTCTCCTTCGAGGTGTCGGTGGGCGAGGACGTGCCGCGCGAGATGTGGTCGGACGAGCAGCGGCTCCAGCAGATCCTGCGCAACCTGCTGTCCAACGCGATCAAGTTCACCGCGAAGGGCCGGGTCGAACTCCGCGTCAACCGGGTCCAGGACCCCGAGCACCGCTACTCCGACAGCGACGCGGTCATCGTGTTCGCCGTCTCCGACACCGGGATCGGGATCGCCGCCGAGAAACTCCCGGTGATCTTCGAGGCGTTCCAGCAGGCCGACGGCACGACCAACCGCAAGTACGGCGGTACGGGGCTGGGGTTGTCGATCAGCCGGGAGATCGCCGGGCTGCTCGGCGGCCGTATCGTCGCGGAGAGCGAGCCCGGGAGCGGTTCGACGTTCACGCTGTACGTTCCTGTCGCCAGTCCCGGGCATGCGGCGACCGGGCAGACCTCGCAGGCCGGGCAGACCTCGCAAGCCGCGCAGTCCTCGCAGACCTTGGAGGCCGGGCAGGCCGGGCAGACTTCGCAGGTCTCGCAGCTCTCGCGGACCTCGGAGCTCTCGCAGGCCTCCGAGGGGCGGGAACTTCCGTCGTTCTCCGAGGAGTTGTCCTCCGAGCCGTTCACCGGGCACGAGGTGGACGACTCGTGGCCCACACCCACCAAGCTGGAGGCGTGGAAGGTCGGGCGGGCGGGTCACGTGCTGCCGGGGCGGCGGGTGTTGATCGTGGACGACGACATCCGCAACGTCTTCGCGCTCACCCATGTGCTGGGCCGGGTCGGCATGCCGGTGCTCTACGCGGAGAACGGCCGCGAGGGCATCGAGACCCTGGAGCGCAATCCCGACGTCGAACTGGTGCTGATGGACATCATGATGCCGGAGATGGACGGGTACGAGACCATCGCCGCCATCCGCCGCGCCCCGCGCTGGACCGGGCTGCCCATCGTCGCGCTCACCGCCAAGGCGATGCCGGGCGACCGGGAGAAGTCCATCGCGCGGGGCGCCAACGACTACGTACCGAAGCCGGTGGATGTCGACCAGTTGCTGACCGTGGTCTGCGGCCTGCTGGATCCCGAGGGGGAGGACATCGCGGGGGCGGACGGCAAGGACATCGCCGGACCGGATGCGGGTACACCAGGAGAGACGGCGGCACCGCCGACGACTGAGTGA
- the holA gene encoding DNA polymerase III subunit delta, whose amino-acid sequence MARKTANDDPLAPVTLAVGQEDLLLDRAVREVVAAARASDADTDVRDLTSDQLQPGTLAELTSPSLFAERKVVVVRNAQDLSADTIKDVKAYLGAPAEEITLVLLHAGGVKGKGLLDAARKAGAREVACPKMTKPADRLAFVRGEFRATGRSATPEACQALVDSIGSDLRELASAVTQLVSDIEGTIDEAIVGRYYTGRAEASSFTVADRAVEGRAAEALEALRWSLSTGVAPVLITSALAQGVRAIGKLSSARGGRPADLARELGMPPWKIDRVRQQMRGWTPDAVSVALRAVAEADAGVKGGGDDPEYALEKAVVAIARAARSRGQQG is encoded by the coding sequence ATGGCCAGGAAGACTGCGAATGACGACCCTCTCGCCCCGGTGACGCTTGCCGTGGGCCAGGAGGACCTCCTGCTCGACCGTGCCGTGCGGGAGGTGGTGGCCGCTGCTCGGGCCTCCGACGCCGACACGGACGTACGTGACCTGACTTCGGACCAACTGCAGCCCGGCACACTCGCCGAGTTGACCAGCCCGTCGCTCTTCGCGGAGCGCAAGGTCGTGGTCGTACGCAATGCGCAGGATCTGTCCGCGGACACGATCAAGGATGTGAAGGCGTATCTCGGTGCGCCCGCCGAGGAGATCACCCTGGTGCTGTTGCACGCGGGTGGGGTCAAGGGCAAGGGGCTGCTCGATGCCGCGCGCAAGGCGGGGGCGCGGGAGGTGGCCTGCCCGAAGATGACGAAGCCGGCGGACCGGTTGGCCTTCGTGCGGGGTGAGTTCCGGGCGACCGGGAGATCGGCCACGCCGGAGGCCTGCCAGGCGCTGGTCGACTCGATCGGCAGTGATCTGCGGGAGTTGGCGTCCGCGGTCACCCAGTTGGTCAGCGACATCGAGGGGACCATCGACGAGGCGATCGTCGGGCGGTACTACACCGGGCGGGCCGAGGCGTCGAGCTTCACGGTCGCGGACCGGGCCGTGGAGGGGCGGGCGGCGGAGGCGCTGGAGGCGTTGCGGTGGTCGTTGTCCACCGGGGTGGCGCCGGTGTTGATCACCAGTGCGTTGGCGCAGGGGGTGCGGGCGATCGGGAAGCTGTCGTCCGCGCGTGGGGGACGGCCGGCGGATCTGGCGCGTGAGCTGGGGATGCCGCCGTGGAAGATCGACCGGGTACGGCAGCAGATGCGGGGATGGACACCGGACGCGGTCTCCGTCGCGCTGCGGGCGGTGGCCGAGGCGGACGCGGGAGTGAAGGGCGGGGGGGACGATCCGGAGTACGCGTTGGAGAAGGCGGTCGTCGCGATCGCCCGGGCGGCCCGATCACGGGGTCAGCAGGGCTAG
- a CDS encoding arylamine N-acetyltransferase family protein, translated as MNPAQVDAYLRRLGVQHPASPTVDVLRELHLRHLQTVPFENLSIHLGEEIVLEEDRLLDKVVGAGRGGFCYELNGLFGALLTALGFDVALLAARVYGDEGRPGIPYDHLALRVRTVDGGVWLADVGFGTHSHYPLAFEERGEQEDPGGTFRVAASGPDTAGAGAGDVDVDLDVDVVRNGRPEYRLETRPRALGDFVVGAWWHSTSPASHFTRSLVCSRLTDDGGRVTLSGRVLTVTGADGTREVRELATDEEVLTVYRERFGIELGVVPAVREPA; from the coding sequence ATGAATCCCGCACAGGTTGACGCCTATCTCCGCCGGCTGGGAGTCCAGCACCCGGCGTCGCCCACCGTCGATGTCCTGCGTGAGTTGCATCTGCGCCATCTGCAGACCGTGCCCTTCGAGAATCTGTCGATCCATCTGGGAGAGGAGATCGTGCTGGAGGAGGACCGGCTGCTGGACAAGGTGGTGGGCGCGGGCAGGGGCGGGTTCTGCTACGAACTGAACGGACTGTTCGGCGCGTTGCTCACCGCGCTGGGTTTCGATGTCGCACTGCTCGCGGCGCGGGTGTACGGGGACGAGGGGCGGCCGGGGATTCCGTACGACCATCTCGCGCTGCGGGTGCGGACGGTGGACGGGGGAGTGTGGCTGGCCGACGTGGGGTTCGGGACGCACAGTCACTATCCGCTGGCCTTCGAGGAGCGGGGCGAACAGGAGGACCCCGGCGGCACGTTCAGGGTTGCCGCGTCGGGACCGGATACAGCCGGAGCCGGAGCCGGGGACGTGGACGTGGACCTGGACGTGGACGTGGTCCGGAACGGAAGGCCCGAGTACCGGCTGGAGACGCGGCCCCGGGCGCTCGGTGACTTCGTGGTCGGAGCGTGGTGGCACAGCACCTCGCCCGCCTCGCACTTCACCCGGTCACTGGTCTGCTCACGGCTCACGGACGACGGAGGGAGGGTCACGCTCAGCGGCCGCGTTCTGACGGTGACGGGGGCGGACGGGACGCGGGAGGTACGTGAACTGGCCACGGACGAGGAGGTGTTGACGGTGTACCGGGAGCGGTTCGGGATCGAGTTGGGGGTGGTGCCCGCGGTGCGTGAGCCCGCATGA
- a CDS encoding AMP-dependent synthetase/ligase, which yields MSDTQTLIENRPPSVAGLFLERVAATPDAEAYRYPVPAASGEGPDEWKSLTWAQAAERVYAIAAGLIELGVEPEQRVALASATRVEWILADLGILCAGAATTTVYPQTNADESTFILSDSGSKVLIAEDAAQLAKAREKRAELPELTHVVVIDPAGVETGADGESDWVLTLAELEQRGAAYLEKNPDLIKERVGSITKDQLATIIYTSGTTGRPKGVRLPQDNWSYMAKAIAATGLLGPEDVQYLWLPLAHVFGKVLTSGQIEVGHVTAVDGRVDKIIENLPVVQPTYMAAVPRIFEKVYNGVAAKARAGGAAKYKIFQWAAEVAREYAKATQDNFRRTGTATAPFGLAAKHKVADALVYAKIREAFGGRLRACVSGSAALAPDIGYFFAGAGIHILEGYGLTESSAASFVNPGEAYRTGTVGKPLPGTEVRIADDGEILLRGPGIMEGYHGLPEKTAEVLETDGWFHTGDIGELSPDGYLRITDRKKDLIKTSGGKYIAPAEVEGQFKAVCPYVSNILVHGADRNFCTALIALDEPSILEWAKDNDLAGKSYAEVVAAPATVALIEGYVKELNEGLQRWQTIKQFRLLPRDLDIEHGEITPSLKLKRPVVEREYKHLIDEMYAGSREA from the coding sequence GTGAGCGACACACAGACCCTGATCGAGAACCGTCCGCCGTCCGTGGCGGGCCTCTTCCTGGAGCGCGTGGCTGCCACGCCGGACGCCGAGGCCTACCGTTACCCGGTGCCGGCGGCCTCCGGTGAGGGCCCCGACGAGTGGAAGTCGCTGACCTGGGCACAGGCCGCCGAGCGGGTCTACGCCATCGCGGCCGGCCTGATCGAACTGGGCGTGGAGCCCGAACAGCGCGTCGCCCTCGCCTCCGCCACCCGTGTCGAGTGGATCCTCGCCGACCTGGGCATCCTGTGCGCCGGCGCGGCCACGACCACGGTGTATCCGCAGACCAACGCCGACGAGTCGACGTTCATCCTCTCCGACTCCGGCAGCAAGGTCCTGATCGCGGAGGACGCGGCGCAGCTCGCCAAGGCGCGCGAGAAGCGTGCCGAACTGCCCGAGCTGACGCACGTCGTGGTCATCGACCCGGCCGGCGTGGAGACCGGAGCCGATGGCGAGAGCGACTGGGTGCTCACCCTCGCGGAGCTGGAGCAGCGCGGTGCCGCGTACCTGGAGAAGAACCCGGACCTGATCAAGGAGCGGGTCGGGTCCATCACCAAGGACCAGCTCGCGACGATCATCTACACCTCGGGCACCACCGGCCGCCCCAAGGGTGTCCGCCTGCCGCAGGACAACTGGTCGTACATGGCGAAGGCGATCGCGGCGACCGGGCTGCTCGGCCCCGAGGACGTGCAGTACCTGTGGCTGCCGCTCGCGCACGTGTTCGGCAAGGTGCTGACCTCCGGGCAGATCGAGGTCGGGCACGTCACCGCCGTCGACGGCCGGGTCGACAAGATCATCGAGAATCTGCCGGTCGTACAGCCGACGTACATGGCGGCCGTCCCGCGCATCTTCGAGAAGGTCTACAACGGGGTCGCGGCCAAGGCGCGGGCCGGCGGCGCCGCCAAGTACAAGATCTTCCAGTGGGCCGCCGAGGTCGCCCGCGAGTACGCCAAGGCCACCCAGGACAACTTCCGCCGCACCGGAACGGCGACCGCGCCCTTCGGTCTCGCCGCCAAGCACAAGGTCGCCGACGCGCTGGTCTACGCGAAGATCCGCGAGGCCTTCGGCGGCAGGCTGCGCGCCTGCGTCTCCGGATCGGCCGCGCTCGCGCCCGACATCGGCTACTTCTTCGCCGGCGCGGGCATCCACATCCTGGAGGGCTACGGCCTGACCGAGTCCTCCGCGGCCTCCTTCGTGAACCCCGGCGAGGCCTACCGCACCGGCACGGTCGGCAAGCCGCTGCCCGGCACGGAGGTGCGCATCGCGGACGACGGCGAGATCCTGCTGCGCGGCCCCGGCATCATGGAGGGCTACCACGGGCTGCCCGAGAAGACCGCCGAAGTCCTGGAGACGGACGGCTGGTTCCACACCGGCGACATCGGCGAGCTGTCCCCCGACGGCTACCTGCGCATCACGGACCGCAAGAAGGACCTCATCAAGACGTCCGGCGGCAAGTACATCGCGCCCGCCGAGGTCGAGGGCCAGTTCAAGGCCGTCTGCCCGTACGTCTCCAACATCCTGGTGCACGGCGCCGACCGGAACTTCTGCACCGCCCTCATCGCCCTCGACGAACCGTCCATCCTGGAGTGGGCGAAGGACAACGACCTCGCGGGCAAGTCCTACGCCGAGGTCGTCGCCGCGCCCGCGACGGTCGCCCTGATCGAGGGCTACGTCAAGGAACTCAACGAGGGCCTCCAGCGCTGGCAGACCATCAAGCAGTTCCGCCTCCTCCCGCGCGACCTCGACATCGAACACGGCGAGATCACCCCGAGCCTCAAGCTCAAGCGCCCGGTGGTGGAACGCGAGTACAAGCACCTGATCGACGAGATGTACGCGGGGTCGCGCGAGGCGTGA
- a CDS encoding response regulator: MSAEATTDERASILLVDDMEDNLIALEAVLGSLNEPLVRARSGEEAMKALLRQRFAVVLLDIRMPGMDGFETAANIKRLDQTKDVPIIFLTGTDSDAGYAFRGYATGAADYLTKPFDPWVLRAKVTVFLELHRKNQLLERMLAREQGQFDELASRLKEIEARVAASTVAEVRELRDQVTEMGQLVRDMRRRLTR; this comes from the coding sequence ATGAGCGCTGAGGCAACGACCGACGAGCGCGCCAGCATCCTCCTGGTCGACGACATGGAGGACAACCTGATCGCGCTGGAAGCGGTCCTGGGGTCCCTCAACGAGCCACTGGTACGCGCTCGTTCGGGCGAGGAGGCGATGAAGGCGCTGCTGCGGCAGCGCTTCGCGGTGGTCCTGCTCGACATTCGGATGCCGGGCATGGACGGTTTCGAGACCGCCGCCAACATCAAGCGGCTCGACCAGACCAAGGACGTTCCGATCATCTTTCTGACCGGTACGGATTCGGACGCGGGGTACGCGTTCCGGGGCTATGCCACGGGTGCCGCCGACTACTTGACCAAGCCGTTCGATCCGTGGGTGCTGCGGGCGAAGGTCACCGTTTTCCTCGAACTGCACCGGAAGAACCAGTTGTTGGAGCGGATGCTGGCGCGTGAGCAGGGGCAGTTCGACGAACTGGCGTCGCGGCTCAAGGAGATCGAGGCGCGGGTGGCTGCGAGCACGGTCGCCGAGGTGCGGGAACTTCGGGATCAGGTGACGGAGATGGGGCAACTGGTGAGAGACATGCGGCGGCGCTTGACCCGGTAG
- the rpsT gene encoding 30S ribosomal protein S20 codes for MANIKSQIKRIKTNEKARLRNKAVKSSLKTAIRKAREAATAGDVEKATEYQRAAARQLDKAVAKGVIHKNQAANKKSALASKVTALKG; via the coding sequence GTGGCGAACATCAAGTCCCAGATCAAGCGGATCAAGACCAACGAGAAGGCTCGGCTGCGCAACAAGGCCGTCAAGTCCTCCCTGAAGACCGCGATCCGCAAGGCCCGCGAAGCCGCTACCGCGGGTGACGTCGAGAAGGCCACCGAGTACCAGCGCGCTGCCGCGCGTCAGCTCGACAAGGCCGTCGCGAAGGGCGTCATCCACAAGAACCAGGCCGCCAACAAGAAGTCGGCGCTTGCTTCCAAGGTCACCGCGCTCAAGGGCTGA
- the lepA gene encoding translation elongation factor 4, with the protein MPAIPSHVPEPSRTDPALIRNFCIIAHIDHGKSTLADRMLQLTGVVDSRQMRAQYLDRMDIERERGITIKSQAVRLPWAPTDGADEGSTHILNMIDTPGHVDFTYEVSRSLAACEGTVLLVDAAQGIEAQTLANLYLAMENDLTIIPVLNKIDLPAAQPEKFAEELANLVGCDPDDVLRVSAKTGIGVDVLLNKVVKEVPAPVGIADAPARAMIFDSVYDSYRGVVTYIRVIDGQLTKREKIRMMSTNATHELLEIGTNSPEMLGADGLGVGEVGYLITGVKDVRQSKVGDTITTLHKGATQALGGYKDPKPMVFSGLYPLDGSDYPELREALDKLQLNDAALVYEPETSAALGFGFRVGFLGLLHLDVIRERLEREFGLDLIATAPNVVYRVEMEDGSEHVVTNPSEFPEGKIDKVYEPVVRATILAPSEFIGSIMELCQTRRGTLLGMDYLSEDRVEIRYTLPLAEIVFDFFDQLKSKTRGYASLDYEPTGEVDSSLVKVDILLHGDKVDAFSAITHKDAAYAYGVRLVAKLRELIPRQAFEVPIQAAIGSRVIARETIRAIRKDVLAKCYGGDISRKRKLLEKQKEGKKRMKMVGSVEVPQEAFIAVLSSDDNVGSGKGKK; encoded by the coding sequence GTGCCCGCGATCCCCAGCCATGTGCCCGAGCCGAGTCGTACCGACCCGGCGCTGATCCGCAATTTCTGCATCATCGCGCACATCGACCATGGCAAGTCCACGCTCGCCGACCGGATGCTCCAGCTGACCGGAGTGGTCGACAGCCGGCAGATGCGTGCTCAGTACCTCGACCGCATGGACATCGAGCGCGAGCGTGGCATCACGATCAAGTCCCAGGCGGTGCGTCTGCCATGGGCCCCCACCGACGGGGCCGACGAGGGCAGCACGCACATCCTCAACATGATCGACACCCCGGGACACGTCGACTTCACGTACGAGGTCTCGCGGTCGCTCGCCGCCTGCGAGGGCACCGTGCTGCTCGTGGACGCCGCCCAGGGCATCGAGGCCCAGACCCTCGCCAACCTCTACCTGGCGATGGAGAACGACCTCACGATCATCCCCGTACTGAACAAGATCGACCTGCCGGCCGCGCAGCCCGAGAAGTTCGCGGAGGAGCTGGCCAACCTCGTCGGGTGTGACCCCGATGACGTTCTGCGGGTGTCCGCCAAGACCGGTATCGGTGTCGACGTACTGCTGAACAAGGTGGTCAAGGAGGTCCCGGCGCCCGTCGGGATCGCGGACGCGCCCGCCCGCGCCATGATCTTCGACTCCGTCTACGACTCCTACCGCGGTGTCGTGACGTACATCCGGGTCATCGACGGACAGCTCACCAAGCGCGAGAAGATCCGGATGATGTCCACGAACGCCACGCACGAGCTGCTGGAGATCGGGACGAACTCGCCGGAGATGCTCGGCGCGGACGGGCTCGGGGTCGGCGAGGTCGGCTATCTGATCACCGGTGTGAAGGACGTCCGCCAGTCCAAGGTCGGTGACACGATCACCACCCTGCACAAGGGCGCGACCCAGGCGCTCGGCGGTTACAAAGACCCCAAGCCCATGGTCTTCTCGGGCCTGTATCCGCTGGACGGGTCCGACTACCCGGAGCTGCGCGAGGCCCTCGACAAGCTCCAGCTCAACGACGCCGCGCTCGTCTACGAGCCGGAGACCTCCGCCGCCCTCGGCTTCGGCTTCCGCGTCGGTTTCCTCGGGCTGCTGCACCTGGACGTGATCCGGGAGCGCCTGGAGCGCGAGTTCGGGCTCGACCTCATCGCGACCGCGCCGAACGTGGTGTACCGGGTCGAGATGGAGGACGGCAGCGAGCACGTCGTCACCAACCCGAGCGAGTTCCCCGAGGGGAAGATCGACAAGGTCTACGAGCCCGTCGTACGCGCGACGATCCTCGCGCCGTCGGAGTTCATCGGCTCGATCATGGAGCTGTGCCAGACCCGGCGCGGCACCCTGCTCGGCATGGACTACCTCTCCGAGGACCGCGTCGAGATCCGCTACACGCTGCCCCTCGCGGAGATCGTCTTCGACTTCTTCGACCAGTTGAAGTCCAAGACCCGCGGCTACGCCTCGCTCGACTACGAGCCCACCGGCGAGGTCGACTCCAGCCTGGTCAAGGTCGACATCCTGCTGCACGGCGACAAGGTGGACGCCTTCTCGGCGATCACGCACAAGGACGCGGCGTACGCGTACGGCGTGCGGCTGGTCGCCAAGCTGCGCGAGCTGATCCCGCGACAGGCCTTCGAGGTGCCCATCCAGGCGGCCATCGGCTCCCGGGTCATCGCCCGCGAGACGATCCGCGCCATCCGCAAGGACGTCCTCGCCAAGTGCTACGGCGGTGACATCTCCCGTAAGCGGAAGCTGCTGGAGAAGCAGAAGGAGGGCAAGAAGCGGATGAAGATGGTGGGTTCCGTGGAGGTTCCCCAGGAGGCCTTCATCGCGGTGCTGTCCAGCGACGACAACGTCGGCAGCGGCAAGGGCAAGAAGTAG